GACAACCCCGAGAAACGTAATGCGATCACCGAGGAGCTCTTGGCCGAGATTTCCGCGGGCGTGCGCGCCGCAGAAGTCGACCCTGACGTGCGCTCGATCGTGCTGACGCACACCGGAAATACCTTCTGCGCGGGCGCCGACCTGACCGGGCCCGTCTCGGGTGGCAGCGAGTCCCCGCTCGAGCGCATCAGACGCAGCGGCGAACAGGCTGCCGCGGTATACCGCCTGCTGGCGGAGAGCCCGCGCCCGATCATCGCCGCGATCCACGGCCATGTACGTGCAGGCGGGATGGGCTTCGTCGCCAGCTCTGACTTCGTCATCGCCGGCCCCCGCGCAACGTTCGGACTAAGCGAGGTACGCATCGGCGTCGTCGCGGCAATCATCTCGGCGCCCGTGCTGAGCCGCATCGGCGACCGTTTCGCGAGCGACTGGCTACTCCGCGGTGGCGCAGTGTCCGCTTCCGAGGCGGCCGCCGCCGGATTCGTAACGCGCGCGGTTGACGGCGAGAGCACAACCGTTGACGACGCGGTTGCCGAGATTCTCGCCGATCTCAGGAGGGGCGCTCCCGCCGCACTTGCGGCCTCGAAACGACTCGTGAATCGTTCTCTCATAGCCCGGATGGACCGCGAGACCGATGAGATGGTGCAGCTCTCGACGAGCGCATTCTCGAGCTCTGAGGGGCAGGCCGGGATACAATCCTTCCTACAGCGCACCGCACCACCGTGGGAGCTGAACGCCTAGCCCCCACCTTCCTTTGAATCGATCGGCATGACACTGACTGAGAACGCGCGTGCACCGCAGCAGGACCGTAGCCGCGAGACCCGCGATCTCATCCTTGAGACCACGCTCCGCGCGCTCGCGCGGATTGGGTGGAACGCGACGACAACGTCGGTTGTAGCTGCGGATAGCGGCGTCAGTCGAGGTGCAATCCAGCATCACTTCCCGACGAAGGAAGCGCTCATGCGGGGTGTGCTCGAGTACATGTACGAGGGCCGGAATACGAGCGAGTTCTCTATTTCCGCGGAGGTGCCAGAGGGCGTTGACCGGTTCGAATACATTTCCGAGCAGGTGCTTGACTACTACGCCTCCGATCACTTCAAAGCTGCGCTGCAAATGTGGACCGCGGCGATCGGCGATGCCGAGTTCAGTGAGCAGCTACAGATGCACGGCGACAAGCTTGCCCGTGCTGTCTACGACCGAGTCGTTGTCGTGCTCAACGCAGATACAAGCGATAGTCGCACTCACCGGCTGATCCAAACGACACTCGACCTATCGCGCGGCCTTGGGCTCGCCGACGTATTGCGCGATGACTCGAAGCGTCGCCAGTCGGTTGCGCAGTTTTGGGCTGACGAGCTCAGATCAATCAAGCAGCTCAACGAGCCTCAATAGTCCGGCGCCGCCGTGAGCCGATTGCGGCCTGACCGAGAAGCTCCCGATCCTGTCCAGCTTTGTCCAGACATCCGCCAGGATGCTCGAAACAGGTGCCCGAATGCCTCTGCTCTGAGAGGATTCTGCTCAAGACGCGCTGCACGCGCCGTTTCGAAGGAGCCCCGAAGAACGCATGAGCACCCAGGCACTCTCAGATATCCCGTCGAACCGTATCCCTGCGGAGGCATTCGATGAGCTTCGTTCGACCCGCCTCGCAATCGCTGAGCGGCTCATCTGCCGGCTCCCGGCCGGTACTCGGCAGTCAGCCGCGGCCCGTATCCACGCAATGGTCGCCGACCTTCAGGCCGACCTCGGAGTGGCGCCGGAATCCGTCGCTGATCTGACGATCGCGTCGGCGGCGCTCACCCCTGTGTCAGGCGACGCCCTGCACGCAGACTTCATCGTGATTGAGGTAGACGGCGGCGCGGTGTCTTCGCCGCTTGTGCCGGCAGTAGACGGCGCCCCGTTCGCGCCGGAGTACCTCTCGGGTAGCTACCGCACCGAGCTTTACAAGGGGCTCAGCTCCACGACCCGTCGAGGG
This portion of the Leucobacter komagatae genome encodes:
- a CDS encoding enoyl-CoA hydratase-related protein, producing MSSARYELHGSTATITLDNPEKRNAITEELLAEISAGVRAAEVDPDVRSIVLTHTGNTFCAGADLTGPVSGGSESPLERIRRSGEQAAAVYRLLAESPRPIIAAIHGHVRAGGMGFVASSDFVIAGPRATFGLSEVRIGVVAAIISAPVLSRIGDRFASDWLLRGGAVSASEAAAAGFVTRAVDGESTTVDDAVAEILADLRRGAPAALAASKRLVNRSLIARMDRETDEMVQLSTSAFSSSEGQAGIQSFLQRTAPPWELNA
- a CDS encoding TetR/AcrR family transcriptional regulator; the encoded protein is MTLTENARAPQQDRSRETRDLILETTLRALARIGWNATTTSVVAADSGVSRGAIQHHFPTKEALMRGVLEYMYEGRNTSEFSISAEVPEGVDRFEYISEQVLDYYASDHFKAALQMWTAAIGDAEFSEQLQMHGDKLARAVYDRVVVVLNADTSDSRTHRLIQTTLDLSRGLGLADVLRDDSKRRQSVAQFWADELRSIKQLNEPQ